One Armatimonadota bacterium DNA segment encodes these proteins:
- a CDS encoding prepilin-type N-terminal cleavage/methylation domain-containing protein, with product MQRFLSRQRGFTLIEMLIVITIIAILALIVIPRLTAAGRRGKEASLRADLKQLRDAIERFEANTAAWPPSLADLMAADGSAVSADVDGRGMSVDRAGYEGPYLRTGSGSLPADPFTGAADWTYNSSTGEVHSSSTLTALDASTYSIW from the coding sequence ATGCAGAGGTTCCTCTCCAGACAACGCGGGTTCACGCTGATCGAGATGTTGATTGTAATCACCATCATCGCCATTCTCGCGCTGATCGTAATCCCCAGGCTGACCGCCGCCGGCCGGCGGGGGAAGGAGGCGTCCCTCAGAGCCGACCTCAAGCAGTTGCGCGACGCGATCGAGCGCTTTGAGGCCAACACCGCCGCCTGGCCACCTTCGCTGGCCGACCTCATGGCAGCCGATGGCAGCGCCGTCAGCGCGGATGTTGACGGGCGGGGGATGAGCGTGGACCGCGCGGGGTACGAAGGCCCGTACTTGCGCACTGGCAGCGGCTCCCTTCCCGCGGACCCCTTCACCGGTGCCGCCGACTGGACCTACAACAGCTCCACCGGTGAGGTGCACAGCAGCTCGACCCTGACTGCACTGGACGCCAGCACGTACTCGATTTGGTGA